A region of the Gallaecimonas mangrovi genome:
GGTCGAAGCTCTACTGCCACGGATAATTGAAACAGTGCAATGCGCTGGCCTTACCGTCAAAGCCATACTCGACACCCATAACCATGGCGACCATATCTCTGCCGCTGACGCCTTGAGCCAAGCCTTGGCACTGCCTCGCATCGATGTTGACGCCCTCGGCTGGCCCCTTAACGCTACCAAGGGGGAGTTGGGTTTGCCGGCCATCGAAATTGGCAACAATGTCTTAAGCCGTTTAGCAACCCCTGGGCATACCGACGATGCGGTTGCGCTGTTACTCAGCAGTAATGGCGTAATTAAAGCTGCCTTTGTTGGCGATACCGTGCTTCATGGCGGTCTTGGCCGCACCGACTTTGCCAGCTCCGACCCCGTAGCGCTTTACCAAAGCCTTAAACGCTTAAGCGACATACTGCCTGCCAAAGCACTGCTGCTACCCGCTCACGATTACCACAACTTGCTGTTCACCTCTTTTGAGGCAGAGCAGCGCAACAATCCGCTACTGGCAAAGGTGTTAGCCCCAGTGTCGATGATGGACGCTTTAACCTTTGCTAAAGAGAAAACGGCCTTGGATGCGGCCCTTGAGTCGCCGAGCCAAGGCACCGAGATCCGCTGCGGCGTCACCAACCTTGAGCTGAAACTTAGCGCTGAACAAGAGCTGTGCCTGGACGACCTTGCCAACCTTGAGCGGCCGTTACTGATTGATGTTAGGGAAAGCCACGAACATCACCTGCAGCATTTTAATAATGATGACAGTGCGCCGTTGTCGCGGTTAGCGCAGTATCTGTTAGAACATCCGGAAGATACGCCGTTGGTTTGTTACTGCCGCAGTGGCTCTCGCTCACAATTAGCGGCCGCAGCCCTTACCCGCCTTGGCCGCAAGGCCTACCACATCAAAGGCGGTGTGGCGCTCAGTCAGTAGTGCCAATGATATTGGTTGCAACCTAACCGGCTCTGGCAAACAATCATTAAAAATAACAAACGGATAAGGTAGTGGGATGTTTCAACAAATTGATCATGTAGTGCGTATCGTCGGTTTAGTGCTGCTGATCCTCGGTTGGCTGCTTAAAAGCCGAACCACGATGCTGGTGGGTGGTTTGCTGATATTTGCAGCGGAGTTTTTGAGCGGCGAGTTTGCTGGTGCGCTGAAAAAAATATCCCACTAAAAAGGGCGCGAAAGCGCCCTTTTACTTACAACCCGTCCCATAGTGCTTGTCGCAGGTTCACCTTACCGCTTTTGGTTATTGCAACTCCCTCACCCAGCAACAACTGATGTTGCAAGAGGTGGCCTTGGCTGTCCCTTATTGAGCAGGCCCCTTGGGCATTAACCACCCGGTGCCAGGGCAGTTCCGCTGGGCATGACGCCATGTAGCGCCCCACTAATCGCGGGTTCCAACCAAGGATAGAGGCTAATTGCCCATAGGTTGCCACTTGGCCAGCAGGAATTAAGGCCACTAGCGCATAAAGGCGAGCAGGTTCAGTACGGGTAGTCATAGCCGCAGCGTACCAGCCTTGTTCGCCCCATAACAGCGCCGAGGAGGTTGTTACTTTTCGAGGTAAGACTGACCTTTACAGAAATGCTCGACACAAGGACTGGCAAAGCGTTTCTCTAAACTTTTTAAGGTGGCAATTTTTTGCTGAGAATCCAGTAACAATAGTTGGATATCGGCTTCTTTTACGCCGCCCTTGCGCACATGAATGGGCATAGGCACAGCACTGCCTTCCCCCATCGACTGCACCACTTGCCGGGCCTGGCCACAACTCATCACATACTGGCCTTCAAAGGTATGGCGGCTTGCTGCCCAATAATTCCATTGCATTTGAAAGCTATCGGCTTTACCAGCGCACCAATATTGGGTAAGCGCCACCATTTGCCCTAAATGGTAATCTTTGGCCCGCACCCCCGGCATCACGATTTGGTTGATATCGGTG
Encoded here:
- a CDS encoding MGMT family protein → MTTRTEPARLYALVALIPAGQVATYGQLASILGWNPRLVGRYMASCPAELPWHRVVNAQGACSIRDSQGHLLQHQLLLGEGVAITKSGKVNLRQALWDGL